The following are encoded together in the Oncorhynchus gorbuscha isolate QuinsamMale2020 ecotype Even-year linkage group LG03, OgorEven_v1.0, whole genome shotgun sequence genome:
- the eno1a gene encoding enolase 1a, (alpha) isoform X2 yields MSILKIHAREIFDSRGNPTVEVDLYTKKGLFRAAVPSGASTGIYEALELRDNDKTRYLGKGVKRAVKHINEFLAPALCNQNVNVLEQEKVDKLMLDMDGTENKSKFGANAILGVSLAVCKAGAAEKGVPLYRHIADLAGNPNVILPVPAFNVINGGSHAGNKLAMQEFMILPVGASTFKEAMRIGAEVYHNLKNVIKKKYGQDATNVGDEGGFAPNILENKEALELLKEAIGKAGYTDKIVIGMDVAASEFYKDGKYDLDFKSPDDSSRYITPDQLGDLYKSFVKDYPVVSIEDPFDQDDWAAWSKFTAETSIQVVGDDLTVTNPKRIAKGVADKACNCLLLKVNQIGSVTESLQACKMAQTNGWGVMVSHRSGETEDTFIADLVVGLCTGQIKTGAPCRSERLAKYNQLLRIEEELGDKAVFAGKNFRHPI; encoded by the exons CAGCGGTGCCTCTACTGGTATCTATGAAGCTCTGGAGCTCCGTGACAACGATAAGACTCGCTACCTGGGCAAAG GGGTGAAAAGGGCTGTTAAACATATTAATGAGTTCTTGGCCCCAGCTCTGTGTAACCAG AACGTCAACGTCCTGGAGCAGGAAAAGGTTGACAAGCTGATGCTGGACATGGATGGCACAGAGAACAAGT CTAAGTTTGGTGCCAACGCCATCCTGGGCGTGTCCCTGGCTGTGTGCAAGGCCGGTGCTGCTGAGAAAGGTGTCCCCCTGTACCGTCACATCGCTGACCTCGCTGGCAACCCCAATGTCATCCTCCCCGTCCCT gCCTTCAACGTGATCAACGGAGGTTCCCACGCAGGCAACAAGCTGGCCATGCAGGAGTTCATGATCCTCCCTGTAGGAGCCAGCACCTTCAAGGAGGCCATGAGGATCGGAGCCGAGGTCTACCACAACCTGAAGAACGTCATCAAGAAGAAGTACGGCCAGGACGCCACTAACGTGGGAGACGAGGGAGGCTTCGCCCCCAACATCCTGGAGAACAAGGAAG CTCTGGAGCTGCTCAAGGAAGCCATTGGCAAAGCCGGCTACACCGACAAGATCGTGATCGGCATGGACGTGGCCGCCTCCGAGTTCTACAAGGACGGGAAATACGACCTGGACTTCAAGTCACCTGACGACTCCAGCCGTTACATCACCCCAGACCAGCTGGGAGACCTCTACAAGAGCTTTGTCAAGGATTACCCAG TGGTGTCCATTGAGGATCCCTTCGACCAGGATGACTGGGCGGCATGGTCTAAGTTCACGGCGGAGACCAGCATCCAGGTGGTGGGTGATGATCTGACCGTCACCAACCCCAAGCGCATCGCCAAGGGTGTGGCCGACAAGGCCTGCAACTGCCTGCTGCTCAAGGTCAACCAGATCGGCTCCGTCACAGAGTCCCTGCAGGC CTGCAAGATGGCCCAGACAAATGGCTGGGGAGTGATGGTCAGCCATCGCTCTGGAGAGACCGAGGACACCTTCATCGCTGACCTGGTTGTCGGTCTCTGCACTGGACAG ATCAAGACCGGTGCTCCATGCAGGTCTGAGCGTCTGGCTAAGTACAACCAGCTGCTCAG GATTGAGGAGGAGCTTGGAGACAAGGCTGTTTTCGCTGGCAAAAACTTCAGGCACCCAATCTAA
- the eno1a gene encoding enolase 1a, (alpha) isoform X1, which yields MSILKIHAREIFDSRGNPTVEVDLYTKKGLFRAAVPSGASTGIYEALELRDNDKTRYLGKGVSKAVDHINKTIAPALVRQNVNVLEQEKVDKLMLDMDGTENKSKFGANAILGVSLAVCKAGAAEKGVPLYRHIADLAGNPNVILPVPAFNVINGGSHAGNKLAMQEFMILPVGASTFKEAMRIGAEVYHNLKNVIKKKYGQDATNVGDEGGFAPNILENKEALELLKEAIGKAGYTDKIVIGMDVAASEFYKDGKYDLDFKSPDDSSRYITPDQLGDLYKSFVKDYPVVSIEDPFDQDDWAAWSKFTAETSIQVVGDDLTVTNPKRIAKGVADKACNCLLLKVNQIGSVTESLQACKMAQTNGWGVMVSHRSGETEDTFIADLVVGLCTGQIKTGAPCRSERLAKYNQLLRIEEELGDKAVFAGKNFRHPI from the exons CAGCGGTGCCTCTACTGGTATCTATGAAGCTCTGGAGCTCCGTGACAACGATAAGACTCGCTACCTGGGCAAAG GTGTCTCAAAAGCCGTTGATCATATCAATAAAACTATTGCACCTGCGCTTGTACGGCAG AACGTCAACGTCCTGGAGCAGGAAAAGGTTGACAAGCTGATGCTGGACATGGATGGCACAGAGAACAAGT CTAAGTTTGGTGCCAACGCCATCCTGGGCGTGTCCCTGGCTGTGTGCAAGGCCGGTGCTGCTGAGAAAGGTGTCCCCCTGTACCGTCACATCGCTGACCTCGCTGGCAACCCCAATGTCATCCTCCCCGTCCCT gCCTTCAACGTGATCAACGGAGGTTCCCACGCAGGCAACAAGCTGGCCATGCAGGAGTTCATGATCCTCCCTGTAGGAGCCAGCACCTTCAAGGAGGCCATGAGGATCGGAGCCGAGGTCTACCACAACCTGAAGAACGTCATCAAGAAGAAGTACGGCCAGGACGCCACTAACGTGGGAGACGAGGGAGGCTTCGCCCCCAACATCCTGGAGAACAAGGAAG CTCTGGAGCTGCTCAAGGAAGCCATTGGCAAAGCCGGCTACACCGACAAGATCGTGATCGGCATGGACGTGGCCGCCTCCGAGTTCTACAAGGACGGGAAATACGACCTGGACTTCAAGTCACCTGACGACTCCAGCCGTTACATCACCCCAGACCAGCTGGGAGACCTCTACAAGAGCTTTGTCAAGGATTACCCAG TGGTGTCCATTGAGGATCCCTTCGACCAGGATGACTGGGCGGCATGGTCTAAGTTCACGGCGGAGACCAGCATCCAGGTGGTGGGTGATGATCTGACCGTCACCAACCCCAAGCGCATCGCCAAGGGTGTGGCCGACAAGGCCTGCAACTGCCTGCTGCTCAAGGTCAACCAGATCGGCTCCGTCACAGAGTCCCTGCAGGC CTGCAAGATGGCCCAGACAAATGGCTGGGGAGTGATGGTCAGCCATCGCTCTGGAGAGACCGAGGACACCTTCATCGCTGACCTGGTTGTCGGTCTCTGCACTGGACAG ATCAAGACCGGTGCTCCATGCAGGTCTGAGCGTCTGGCTAAGTACAACCAGCTGCTCAG GATTGAGGAGGAGCTTGGAGACAAGGCTGTTTTCGCTGGCAAAAACTTCAGGCACCCAATCTAA